One genomic window of Sodaliphilus pleomorphus includes the following:
- a CDS encoding KdsC family phosphatase codes for MSSINYDLKKIKGIAFDVDGVLSPSTIPLSPDGEPLRMVSIKDGYALQLAVKHGYNIAIISGGNTRAVHTRFSALGIDDIYMGVAVKLPVFEQWLAKCGLSRDEVAFVGDDIPDLPVMQAAGLSVAPADAAPELKTVARYISPCNGGYGVGRDLLEQVMKAHGDWLDDKHAFGW; via the coding sequence ATGAGTTCTATCAACTATGATCTGAAGAAAATCAAGGGCATCGCCTTTGATGTTGATGGCGTGTTGTCGCCATCGACGATACCTCTTTCTCCCGACGGCGAGCCATTGCGCATGGTGAGCATAAAGGATGGCTATGCGCTGCAGCTGGCTGTGAAGCATGGCTACAACATCGCCATCATCAGCGGCGGCAACACTCGTGCTGTGCACACGCGTTTCTCTGCATTGGGCATCGACGACATCTATATGGGGGTCGCCGTGAAGCTCCCCGTGTTTGAGCAGTGGCTTGCCAAGTGCGGCCTGAGCCGTGACGAGGTGGCCTTTGTGGGTGACGACATTCCCGACTTGCCCGTGATGCAGGCTGCCGGTCTATCGGTTGCTCCTGCCGATGCCGCCCCCGAGCTCAAGACAGTGGCACGCTACATTTCGCCCTGCAACGGCGGCTATGGTGTGGGACGCGACTTGCTCGAGCAGGTGATGAAGGCTCATGGCGACTGGCTCGACGACAAGCACGCATTTGGATGGTAG
- a CDS encoding Maf family nucleotide pyrophosphatase — protein MLDNLKKYDIVLASGSPRRRELLEGLGLSFRVEVIKGIKECYPPTLPVDEVPEYLSRLKSHAYNVTGNELLITADTVVVLGGELIGKPHGEQEAREMLHKLSGNTHTVVTGVTIATVHGSASFSCKSQVEFAVLTDEEIDYYVDRYQPLDKAGSYGIQDWIGYMGIKGINGSFYNVMGLPVQRLYSVLKSM, from the coding sequence ATGTTAGACAATTTAAAGAAATATGATATCGTTCTGGCCAGTGGTTCACCACGCAGGCGAGAGTTGCTTGAAGGGCTTGGACTAAGTTTTCGGGTCGAGGTAATAAAGGGCATCAAAGAGTGCTATCCGCCTACACTGCCAGTAGATGAAGTGCCCGAATATCTCTCCCGGCTCAAGTCTCATGCCTATAATGTGACCGGCAACGAGCTTCTCATCACTGCCGATACCGTTGTTGTGCTTGGCGGTGAGTTGATAGGCAAGCCCCACGGCGAGCAGGAAGCGCGTGAAATGCTGCACAAGCTCTCGGGCAACACCCACACTGTGGTTACAGGCGTCACCATTGCCACTGTGCACGGGTCAGCATCGTTCAGCTGCAAGTCGCAGGTGGAATTTGCCGTGCTCACCGACGAGGAAATTGATTACTATGTCGACCGTTACCAGCCTCTCGACAAGGCTGGCAGCTATGGCATACAGGACTGGATAGGCTACATGGGCATTAAGGGTATAAACGGCTCGTTTTACAACGTGATGGGATTGCCTGTGCAGCGCCTCTACTCGGTGTTGAAGTCGATGTAG
- a CDS encoding HU family DNA-binding protein: protein MENKELVEIISEKLGRSKSDVGKLATALCDVIEERCGALDSVAVPGFGTFEGKKKNERVMVNPSNGKRMLVPPKITLNFKVSNVLKTRLKNNA from the coding sequence ATGGAGAATAAGGAACTTGTTGAGATCATCTCGGAGAAGCTGGGTCGCAGCAAGAGCGACGTGGGCAAGCTTGCGACGGCACTGTGCGACGTGATCGAAGAGCGCTGTGGCGCTCTCGACAGCGTGGCCGTGCCGGGCTTTGGCACCTTTGAGGGCAAGAAGAAAAACGAGCGTGTGATGGTGAATCCCAGCAATGGCAAGCGCATGCTGGTGCCTCCAAAGATCACCTTGAATTTCAAGGTGAGCAATGTGTTGAAAACCCGACTTAAAAATAACGCTTGA
- a CDS encoding HU family DNA-binding protein, whose product MNNKITFPELVDMVAKKAGTSKRVAELFLKELFATVTQALAAGESVKVKGIGSFKVIQVNARRSVNVNTGEEIEIPGHRKLTFVADKAMAKAVNQPFAQFDTVVLNDDVTDEQLAAVDQEPIASSNTNDEDEAPLEQTPEAGSEKQAEADVEEAMAAVVKSSAVPADEATEDEPADEQIETPPAFVPTSSTVGLSAQESAASSEPQPTISQPVQQDDQDDQSECEEPMAGEDEHTVQHLETDGDGPVGDGEHSQEDDHAVETADDDTCDEQLADDNDGRIEAEKQKRRIMHRSLLEGFVVGVVTTIIVLLVSYRVYLMKCPKGERSAVGVTAVDAVKPAQPSARKIASSRVPQGRAERAATPVAKIEAAPARAQVQQTVYDTIKPSTTLNRMSSKHYGKGVFWVYIYEENKAVINDPNMIPMGTRLVIPPASKYGIDKNNPASVEAAKKKQSQIYNRMLKKGSAAGKRTVKAAVGSGSKNRHVAGKRHAKH is encoded by the coding sequence ATGAACAATAAAATCACATTTCCCGAACTCGTCGACATGGTGGCCAAGAAGGCCGGTACCAGCAAGCGTGTGGCCGAATTGTTTCTTAAGGAGCTTTTCGCCACAGTGACGCAAGCACTCGCTGCTGGAGAGAGTGTGAAAGTCAAGGGTATTGGCTCTTTCAAGGTCATCCAGGTGAATGCTCGTCGCAGTGTGAATGTGAATACTGGCGAAGAAATTGAGATACCAGGGCACCGCAAGTTGACTTTCGTGGCCGACAAGGCCATGGCCAAGGCTGTCAATCAGCCTTTTGCCCAGTTCGACACTGTGGTCTTGAACGATGATGTGACCGATGAGCAACTTGCCGCTGTCGACCAGGAACCTATAGCATCGAGCAATACAAACGACGAGGACGAAGCACCCCTTGAGCAGACCCCTGAGGCCGGCAGCGAGAAGCAGGCTGAGGCCGACGTAGAGGAAGCCATGGCTGCTGTGGTTAAGAGCTCTGCTGTTCCTGCCGATGAGGCAACTGAGGACGAGCCTGCCGACGAGCAGATAGAGACTCCTCCTGCCTTTGTGCCTACGTCATCGACTGTCGGGCTTTCGGCCCAGGAGTCAGCTGCATCATCCGAGCCACAACCCACAATTTCGCAGCCAGTGCAGCAGGATGATCAGGATGATCAGTCAGAATGTGAGGAGCCCATGGCGGGCGAAGACGAGCACACAGTGCAGCACTTGGAAACTGACGGTGACGGGCCAGTTGGAGATGGTGAGCACAGCCAAGAAGACGATCATGCGGTCGAGACTGCCGATGACGATACCTGCGATGAGCAACTCGCCGATGACAATGACGGCCGCATCGAAGCCGAGAAACAGAAGCGGCGCATCATGCATCGCTCTTTGCTCGAGGGCTTCGTTGTAGGTGTGGTTACTACAATCATCGTGTTGCTGGTGAGCTATCGTGTTTACCTGATGAAGTGTCCCAAAGGCGAGCGTTCCGCCGTTGGTGTCACGGCTGTCGACGCGGTAAAGCCAGCCCAGCCCAGTGCGCGCAAGATTGCATCGTCGCGTGTACCTCAGGGCAGGGCCGAGCGTGCAGCCACACCAGTTGCCAAAATCGAAGCTGCACCAGCAAGGGCCCAGGTTCAGCAGACGGTATACGACACCATCAAACCCAGTACCACGCTCAACCGCATGAGCTCTAAACACTATGGCAAAGGTGTGTTTTGGGTATACATCTACGAAGAAAACAAGGCGGTCATCAACGATCCCAACATGATTCCCATGGGCACGCGGCTCGTGATACCCCCCGCATCTAAATATGGCATCGACAAGAACAATCCTGCCAGTGTCGAGGCGGCCAAGAAAAAGCAGTCGCAAATCTACAATCGCATGCTCAAGAAAGGCAGCGCAGCCGGCAAGCGAACGGTCAAAGCCGCCGTAGGCAGCGGCAGCAAGAATAGACATGTTGCTGGCAAGCGACATGCAAAACATTGA
- a CDS encoding AAA family ATPase, which yields MGESVNIRELNDLIASKSNFVSMIQQGMDQTIVGQKHLVDSLLIALLANGHVLLEGVPGLAKTLAIKTLSQLIDAKFSRIQFTPDLLPADVVGTMVYSVQKEKFETKKGPVFANFVLADEINRAPAKVQSALLEAMQERQVTIGDQTFALDDPFLVLATQNPIEQEGTYPLPEAQVDRFLMKVVIGYPNKEEEKQIVRMNISPSRPNIQPLVSPRDIIETRDVVNKIYIDEKIERYIVDIVFATRFPDDYRLSDLKSIISFGASPRASISMALAARAYAFLRGRGYVIPEDVRAVCHDVMRHRLGLSYEAEANNISADEVISEILDKVAVP from the coding sequence ATGGGAGAGTCTGTCAATATAAGAGAATTAAATGACTTAATTGCAAGTAAGAGTAACTTTGTGAGCATGATACAACAGGGCATGGACCAGACTATCGTGGGCCAGAAGCACCTTGTCGACTCATTGCTCATCGCCCTGCTGGCCAACGGGCATGTGCTGCTTGAGGGTGTGCCAGGCCTGGCCAAGACCTTGGCCATAAAAACACTGTCGCAGCTCATCGATGCCAAGTTCAGCCGCATCCAGTTTACCCCCGACTTGTTGCCTGCCGACGTTGTGGGAACAATGGTCTACAGTGTGCAGAAAGAAAAGTTTGAGACCAAAAAGGGTCCTGTGTTTGCCAACTTTGTGCTTGCCGACGAGATTAATCGTGCTCCTGCCAAGGTGCAGAGTGCTTTGCTCGAAGCCATGCAAGAGCGACAGGTGACCATAGGCGACCAGACGTTTGCTCTCGACGACCCGTTTCTTGTGCTTGCCACCCAGAACCCGATCGAGCAAGAAGGCACCTATCCGTTGCCTGAGGCTCAGGTTGACCGTTTCTTGATGAAGGTGGTGATAGGCTACCCCAACAAGGAGGAGGAGAAACAAATTGTGCGCATGAACATCAGTCCTTCTCGGCCCAACATTCAGCCTTTGGTGAGTCCGCGCGACATCATCGAGACCCGCGACGTTGTCAACAAAATCTATATCGACGAAAAAATAGAACGATATATCGTCGACATTGTTTTTGCCACACGTTTCCCCGACGATTACCGCCTGTCCGACCTCAAGAGCATCATTTCATTTGGCGCTTCGCCGCGAGCATCGATAAGCATGGCGCTTGCAGCACGTGCCTATGCCTTCTTGCGAGGTCGCGGCTACGTGATTCCTGAGGACGTGCGTGCCGTGTGTCACGATGTAATGCGCCATCGTCTGGGCCTTTCCTATGAGGCCGAGGCCAACAATATCAGCGCCGACGAGGTCATAAGCGAGATTCTCGACAAGGTAGCCGTGCCATAG
- a CDS encoding DUF58 domain-containing protein encodes MDASELISKVRKIEIKAKGLSQNVFAGEYHSAFKGRGMTFSEVREYQYGDDVRDIDWNVTARSNRPYVKVYEEERELTVMLLVDVSGSQDFGAVGDSKREMMTQVAATLAFSAIENNDKVGVIFFSDKIEKFIPPKKGRKHILLVLRELLDFTPESKGTDLNRALEFLTSALKRRCTAFLISDFIDEHDYYKALSIANSKHDVIAIQVYDKREATMPNVGLMRVADAENGAERWVDTGSKHVRQAFDRWWYKRQLNMSDTLRRSRVDLASIATDEDYVKALMGMFKRRVVTH; translated from the coding sequence ATGGATGCGAGTGAATTAATATCTAAAGTCAGGAAAATAGAAATCAAGGCCAAGGGTTTGTCGCAGAATGTGTTTGCTGGCGAGTACCATTCGGCTTTCAAAGGGCGCGGCATGACCTTCAGCGAAGTGCGTGAGTACCAGTATGGCGACGATGTGCGCGACATTGACTGGAATGTGACTGCACGCAGCAATCGCCCCTATGTCAAAGTCTACGAGGAGGAACGTGAGCTCACTGTCATGTTGCTTGTAGATGTGAGCGGAAGCCAGGACTTTGGCGCCGTGGGCGATTCAAAGCGGGAAATGATGACCCAGGTTGCTGCCACTCTTGCCTTTTCGGCTATCGAGAACAACGACAAGGTGGGCGTGATTTTCTTCAGCGACAAGATAGAAAAATTCATTCCGCCCAAGAAGGGACGCAAGCACATCCTGCTTGTTTTGCGCGAGCTGCTCGACTTCACACCCGAGAGCAAGGGCACCGACTTGAACCGCGCTTTGGAGTTTCTCACCAGTGCCCTCAAGCGTCGGTGCACAGCCTTCTTGATAAGTGATTTTATAGATGAGCACGACTATTACAAGGCTTTGTCGATAGCCAACAGCAAGCACGATGTGATAGCCATTCAAGTCTATGATAAGCGTGAGGCCACGATGCCCAATGTGGGCTTGATGCGAGTAGCCGATGCCGAGAACGGCGCCGAGCGTTGGGTCGACACTGGCAGCAAGCATGTGCGTCAGGCTTTTGACCGCTGGTGGTACAAGCGCCAGCTCAACATGAGCGACACGTTGCGCCGCAGTCGCGTCGACCTGGCCTCGATTGCTACCGACGAGGACTATGTAAAAGCCCTCATGGGCATGTTCAAGCGTCGGGTTGTTACACATTAG
- a CDS encoding cell wall anchor protein, protein MKSYKKYLTLCLAMLVMPVWAMAGNATLTAKIDTLHVLMGKTRVVSLQLVKDKSMRGEFLCDKVDTVNAHVEIAHRPTPKVTSLGSDREQIDKQLVIQAFEPGEYSVGPFVYIAGRDTLKSNVLRLRVDSIKVNEKGDIKDFAPVIKPPYKFFDWVPDFVTHLWWLWLLGAILAAATWYYYKFMRKGKNPFKREKKRLPPYEEAMQRLALLKAQQLWQNNQEKEYYTGLTDILRVYIDRRFHVNAVEMTSTQIIESLKQNPETKLVNDQLSEILAMADFVKFAGQRPLADDNERSMARAENFVEATKPVVVVAHGEEDSVAASDYETGKEATK, encoded by the coding sequence ATGAAATCATATAAAAAATATCTCACGTTATGCTTGGCTATGCTTGTCATGCCCGTATGGGCAATGGCGGGCAATGCCACCCTCACAGCCAAAATCGACACCCTGCATGTACTCATGGGCAAGACTCGTGTGGTGTCGCTCCAGCTGGTGAAGGACAAGAGCATGAGAGGGGAGTTTTTGTGCGACAAGGTCGACACGGTCAATGCACATGTCGAGATTGCGCACAGGCCCACACCCAAAGTGACCTCACTGGGAAGCGACCGCGAGCAAATCGATAAGCAACTCGTGATTCAGGCTTTTGAACCAGGCGAGTATTCGGTTGGACCATTTGTTTATATTGCTGGTCGCGACACATTGAAATCCAACGTGTTGCGATTGCGTGTCGACTCGATAAAAGTGAATGAGAAGGGCGATATCAAGGATTTTGCTCCAGTCATCAAGCCACCCTACAAGTTCTTTGACTGGGTGCCCGATTTTGTCACTCACTTGTGGTGGCTGTGGCTCTTGGGCGCTATCCTTGCTGCTGCCACGTGGTACTACTATAAGTTTATGCGCAAGGGCAAGAACCCCTTTAAGCGGGAGAAGAAGCGTCTTCCCCCTTACGAGGAGGCCATGCAGCGTCTCGCGTTGCTCAAGGCCCAGCAGCTGTGGCAGAACAACCAAGAAAAGGAATACTACACAGGTCTCACCGATATATTGCGAGTGTATATCGACCGTCGTTTCCACGTCAACGCCGTTGAAATGACATCAACCCAAATCATCGAGTCGCTCAAGCAGAACCCCGAGACCAAACTTGTAAACGACCAGCTGAGCGAGATACTTGCCATGGCCGATTTCGTGAAATTTGCAGGCCAGCGTCCCCTTGCCGACGACAATGAGCGTTCGATGGCTCGGGCTGAGAATTTTGTGGAGGCTACAAAGCCTGTTGTGGTTGTGGCACATGGAGAAGAAGACAGTGTCGCAGCCTCAGATTATGAAACAGGAAAGGAGGCAACAAAATAA
- a CDS encoding vWA domain-containing protein, translating into MMNLAHPGYLWLFLLFIPLIAWYVWCEKHGSASLRLSSTSAFSSTGTSWKIWVKHLMFGFKLAALGCLIVILCRPQTYDRWATSDAEGTDIVMAVDISASMLSKDLKPNRLEAAKQVAKDFVMKRQNDEIGLVIFAGDGFTQVPMTTDNALLVNAIGELDVRMLDSNGTAIGDGIATAINRIKGGKAKSKSIILITDGTNNTGVVAPLTAAQIAARDSIRIYTIGVGTRGTALTPYAQDFAGNLLYKPMPVTIDEPTLQRIASITGGKYFRATGNGVLNNIFNEIDKLEKTKIDVQHFSNTQDNYMPWAYALLLLVLIDMLVEYTVLRRVP; encoded by the coding sequence ATGATGAATTTAGCACATCCTGGCTACTTGTGGCTGTTTTTGCTTTTCATCCCGCTCATTGCATGGTATGTGTGGTGCGAGAAGCATGGCAGTGCCAGCCTTAGGCTGTCGTCGACCTCTGCTTTTTCCAGCACGGGTACCAGCTGGAAAATATGGGTGAAACACCTCATGTTTGGCTTCAAACTGGCTGCTTTGGGCTGCCTCATTGTGATACTGTGCCGGCCGCAGACCTACGACCGCTGGGCAACGAGCGATGCCGAAGGCACCGATATCGTGATGGCTGTCGACATCTCGGCCAGCATGCTGTCGAAGGATTTAAAGCCCAATCGGCTGGAGGCCGCCAAGCAAGTGGCCAAAGACTTTGTGATGAAACGTCAGAACGATGAGATAGGTCTTGTCATCTTTGCCGGCGACGGCTTTACTCAAGTACCGATGACTACCGACAATGCACTGCTCGTGAATGCAATCGGAGAGCTCGATGTGCGCATGCTCGACAGCAATGGCACTGCCATAGGCGACGGTATTGCCACAGCCATCAATCGCATCAAGGGCGGTAAAGCAAAGTCGAAGAGCATCATCCTGATTACCGATGGCACCAACAACACAGGCGTTGTCGCTCCGCTCACGGCGGCTCAGATTGCTGCTCGCGACTCAATACGCATCTACACCATAGGTGTGGGCACACGCGGCACCGCGCTCACCCCCTATGCTCAGGATTTTGCAGGCAACTTGCTCTACAAGCCCATGCCGGTAACTATCGATGAGCCCACCTTGCAGCGCATAGCCTCAATCACTGGCGGCAAGTATTTTCGGGCTACTGGCAATGGGGTGTTGAATAATATATTTAATGAGATTGACAAGTTGGAGAAAACAAAAATCGACGTGCAGCACTTCAGCAACACACAAGACAATTATATGCCCTGGGCCTATGCCTTGCTGCTGCTTGTGCTCATCGACATGCTTGTGGAATACACGGTGCTGCGCCGCGTTCCGTAG
- a CDS encoding VWA domain-containing protein produces MFSFANPQYLYLLLLLPIVAVIFWAARRGRARNIARFGQPALVAGLMPDVSRYKPWIILSLRLLLLACVVVILARPRAGAKQTNTTVHGVEVMVCVDVSNSMNAAADDNMSEISRLQRSKMLMQKLIDKLQGNKVGLIVFAGQAYMQMPLTPDAQSAKMYLNEISTTMAPSQGTAIGGAIAMAESSFSKNPHTQKSIIVITDGENFEDDAVGAAKQARKAGIQVNVVGIGSTKGSPIPTAHGYMTDDQGKEVLTRLDESDAQKIAAAGRGVYVNGASNEAVDDIHQALQKLSKSDLGSYVYTLADEQFPVFAWIALVLLIAQMLVIDRKNPWLKKYNFFTKEQKHETQA; encoded by the coding sequence ATGTTTAGTTTTGCTAATCCACAATATTTATACCTGCTTCTCTTGCTGCCCATTGTTGCTGTGATATTTTGGGCAGCACGCAGGGGGCGTGCTCGCAACATTGCACGTTTTGGCCAGCCGGCACTCGTGGCTGGCCTGATGCCTGATGTGTCGCGTTACAAGCCGTGGATCATTCTTTCGCTTCGGTTGCTGTTGCTGGCTTGCGTGGTTGTCATCCTGGCACGGCCCAGGGCAGGCGCCAAGCAGACCAATACTACCGTGCATGGTGTAGAGGTGATGGTGTGTGTCGATGTGTCCAACTCGATGAATGCTGCAGCCGACGACAACATGAGCGAGATAAGCCGTCTGCAACGCAGCAAGATGTTGATGCAGAAACTTATCGACAAGCTCCAGGGCAACAAGGTGGGCCTCATCGTCTTTGCCGGACAGGCCTACATGCAGATGCCGCTCACGCCCGATGCACAAAGCGCCAAAATGTATCTCAACGAGATAAGCACTACCATGGCCCCCTCGCAGGGTACCGCCATTGGGGGCGCTATTGCCATGGCCGAGAGCTCGTTTTCCAAGAACCCTCACACGCAGAAGTCGATCATTGTCATTACCGATGGCGAGAACTTTGAGGACGATGCTGTGGGAGCCGCTAAGCAGGCTCGCAAGGCAGGCATTCAAGTAAATGTGGTCGGCATAGGTTCGACCAAGGGCTCTCCCATACCCACGGCACATGGCTACATGACCGACGATCAAGGCAAGGAGGTGCTCACTCGTCTCGACGAGAGCGACGCCCAGAAGATTGCTGCCGCTGGCAGGGGCGTATATGTAAACGGGGCCTCCAACGAGGCTGTCGACGACATTCACCAGGCATTGCAAAAACTGTCGAAGAGCGACTTGGGCTCTTATGTCTATACCCTTGCCGATGAGCAATTCCCCGTTTTTGCCTGGATCGCATTGGTGCTTCTCATTGCCCAAATGCTGGTGATTGACCGTAAAAACCCGTGGTTGAAAAAGTACAATTTCTTTACAAAAGAACAGAAACATGAAACACAAGCTTAA
- a CDS encoding tetratricopeptide repeat protein — MKHKLKIRFWPLLVLLLMPCTVVAQAQQPVTVKQERNHVRAGNRLYQAKRYNDAEVEYRKALEANPRSAMAQFNLASALLREDAASGAKAQQQASKQHSEAVRLLTNLEKSCSDPDIASKSSYDLGNLLYKQQNYQEAIAHYEQALRKNPGYDNARYNLRMAQLKLKQSKNNKQNKNNKNDKNKGKNKNKNKDKNQNKQNQQNKQDQKRKQRQGGMSSDNMDQILRTMQNQENATRQRVEQRKAQMQAGERARTQYKW, encoded by the coding sequence ATGAAACACAAGCTTAAAATAAGGTTTTGGCCACTGCTCGTGTTGTTGCTCATGCCGTGCACGGTTGTTGCTCAGGCCCAGCAGCCTGTAACTGTGAAACAGGAACGCAACCATGTGCGTGCCGGCAACCGCCTTTACCAGGCAAAGCGCTACAACGATGCCGAGGTAGAATACCGCAAGGCTCTTGAGGCCAATCCGCGGTCGGCCATGGCCCAGTTCAATCTGGCCAGTGCGCTCCTGCGCGAGGATGCCGCCAGCGGTGCCAAGGCCCAGCAGCAAGCGAGCAAGCAGCACAGCGAGGCTGTGCGCCTGCTCACCAACCTGGAAAAGTCGTGCTCTGACCCCGACATTGCCAGCAAATCCAGCTATGACCTGGGCAACTTGCTCTATAAGCAGCAAAACTACCAGGAGGCAATTGCACACTATGAGCAAGCACTGCGCAAGAACCCCGGCTATGACAATGCCCGTTACAACTTGCGCATGGCTCAGCTCAAACTCAAGCAGAGCAAAAACAACAAGCAGAACAAGAACAATAAAAACGACAAAAACAAAGGCAAGAACAAGAACAAGAATAAAGACAAAAATCAGAACAAGCAAAATCAGCAGAATAAGCAGGATCAAAAGCGCAAACAGCGGCAAGGCGGCATGAGCAGCGATAATATGGACCAGATACTGCGCACGATGCAGAATCAGGAGAATGCTACTCGTCAACGCGTTGAGCAGCGCAAGGCACAGATGCAGGCTGGCGAACGTGCCCGCACGCAATACAAATGGTAA
- a CDS encoding BatD family protein — protein sequence MNKRSYHIVVALLLYLTASLPGVAQSLRYAGGGSMGDNKFQLVYELTGARSAGGIVPPAIDGAKCIYASGAEKIGESSSVVVVNRKVVENTSSGTYRYTLTYKAEKTGRLKVGVAQATANGHKVTAPGLTVVVSGHVQRGPSIAQQVAAMSGGPVNMADPFTQTANKPISNKDLYVRIEMSKPKVYEQQAVVCTIKLYTKFPIRPEIIPLKQPSFTGFLIEEIQNVGQVNIENVGGQNYYTAVLKKCILYPQQSGTLTINSGEFDITPVQRDVYVGLNSAIAVPHDTKLRVKSNSASVHILPLPNPRPAGFTGAVGSFSVKTQVSPAQLKTFQPATFTYVVTGSGNIKYIKAPDVKFPKEFDTYDPQNKINTSAEGNDVRGTVTFTYQFIPQYVGKFKIPASDFVYFNPGTGRYETIHVPELTLDVAKGAGKPSSHYKKMQDMMTDINALHKGDLNVSRQHSYYIAQPGYWLWFLVPALLLAAVVVYCRKLLRERADVKLMRTKRASKLAQKRLKRAKKYMAASDANAFYAEVLNATWGYLGDKLTIPVSELSKDNIDSELEKYGVDADLRTATLELLDKCEFAQYAPQLASGDLKTVFDQAASLMDRLESVKRKKNIAQS from the coding sequence ATGAATAAACGCAGTTATCACATAGTCGTTGCATTGCTGCTATACCTGACAGCTTCACTGCCAGGTGTGGCTCAGTCGCTCAGGTATGCAGGCGGCGGCAGTATGGGCGACAACAAGTTCCAATTGGTTTATGAACTCACGGGTGCTCGTAGCGCAGGGGGCATCGTTCCGCCTGCTATCGACGGGGCTAAGTGCATCTATGCCTCGGGCGCCGAAAAAATAGGAGAGAGCTCGTCGGTGGTGGTTGTAAACCGCAAGGTTGTTGAAAACACCAGTAGTGGCACCTATCGTTACACACTCACCTACAAGGCTGAGAAAACAGGCCGCCTCAAGGTGGGCGTTGCGCAGGCAACTGCCAACGGCCACAAAGTGACTGCGCCAGGCTTGACCGTTGTAGTCTCTGGCCACGTGCAGCGCGGTCCATCGATTGCACAGCAAGTGGCTGCCATGTCGGGCGGTCCGGTCAACATGGCCGATCCTTTTACCCAGACGGCCAACAAACCCATCAGCAACAAGGATCTATATGTGCGCATCGAGATGTCGAAGCCCAAGGTCTACGAGCAGCAGGCTGTGGTGTGCACCATCAAGCTCTATACCAAGTTTCCGATACGTCCCGAAATCATTCCACTCAAGCAGCCATCGTTCACAGGATTCTTGATTGAGGAGATTCAGAATGTGGGACAAGTCAATATTGAGAATGTGGGTGGGCAGAATTATTACACCGCTGTGCTCAAGAAGTGCATTCTCTATCCTCAACAGTCGGGCACACTCACTATCAACTCGGGCGAGTTCGATATCACCCCTGTGCAACGCGATGTGTATGTGGGGCTCAACAGCGCCATCGCAGTGCCTCACGACACCAAGCTGCGCGTGAAGTCAAATTCCGCCAGTGTTCACATTCTGCCGTTGCCCAATCCTCGTCCTGCCGGCTTTACGGGCGCTGTGGGCAGCTTCTCGGTGAAAACCCAGGTCTCTCCCGCGCAATTGAAAACTTTCCAGCCCGCCACGTTCACCTATGTGGTAACTGGTTCGGGCAACATCAAGTATATCAAGGCTCCCGATGTGAAATTTCCCAAGGAATTTGACACCTACGATCCACAAAACAAAATCAACACCAGTGCCGAGGGCAACGATGTGCGCGGCACGGTCACGTTTACCTACCAGTTTATTCCACAATATGTGGGCAAGTTCAAGATTCCTGCCAGCGATTTTGTCTACTTCAATCCTGGCACTGGCCGGTATGAAACCATACATGTGCCCGAGCTCACGCTTGATGTGGCCAAGGGGGCAGGCAAGCCGTCGAGCCACTACAAGAAGATGCAAGACATGATGACCGACATCAATGCCCTGCACAAGGGCGACTTGAATGTGAGCAGGCAACACAGCTACTATATTGCTCAGCCTGGCTACTGGTTGTGGTTCCTTGTGCCGGCATTGCTTCTTGCTGCCGTGGTCGTCTACTGCCGCAAGTTGTTGCGAGAGCGTGCCGATGTGAAGCTCATGCGCACCAAGCGAGCAAGCAAGCTGGCACAGAAGCGTCTCAAGCGTGCCAAGAAGTATATGGCTGCCAGCGACGCCAATGCCTTCTATGCCGAGGTCCTCAATGCCACATGGGGCTACTTGGGCGACAAGCTCACGATACCGGTATCGGAGTTGAGCAAGGACAATATCGACAGTGAGCTTGAAAAGTATGGTGTTGATGCCGACTTGCGTACTGCCACCCTTGAGCTGCTCGACAAGTGCGAGTTTGCCCAGTATGCACCTCAGCTTGCAAGTGGCGATTTGAAAACTGTATTTGACCAGGCGGCCTCGTTGATGGATCGTCTTGAAAGCGTGAAACGCAAAAAGAATATAGCACAATCATGA